One segment of Panthera leo isolate Ple1 chromosome A3, P.leo_Ple1_pat1.1, whole genome shotgun sequence DNA contains the following:
- the DOK1 gene encoding docking protein 1 isoform X2, with translation MHRGQEATRGGGSYSSKGPELAQTLGTAWRELRGPRYCSSLYSRKAVGLWRLLRTHPSFLPWRCWRTRCIAPPGKVMFSFEAGRRCPSGPGTFTFQTAQGNDIFQAVETAIHRQKVQGKDGQGQDSLRADSHEGEVAEGKLVSLPGPQELPGTPPALYAEPLDSLRIPSGPSQDSLYSDPLDSTPARAGEAAQLKKPLYWDLYQHVQQQLLKAKLTDPKEDPIYDEPEGLAPAALRGLYDLPQEPKDAWWCQARVKEEGYELPYNPATDDYEVPPPPRSTKPLLAPKPRGRPFPEPGVAAGGGGGGGGGGRGHSSDTVLYSQVQKSGGAPGSWDCGLSRAGAEGTKAKAESST, from the exons ATGCACCGGGGCCAAGAAGCGACGCGGGGTGGGGGCAGTTACAGCAGTAAAGGGCCTGAGCTGGCTCAGACCCTGGGAACAGCGTGGAGGGAATTGCGGGGTCCTCGATACTGTTCTTCTCTTTACTCCAGAAAGGCAGTTGGGCTCTGGCGCCTGCTGAGAACCCACCCAAGCTTTCTGCCTTGGAGATGCTGGAGAACTCGCTGTATAGCCCCACCTGGGAAG gtcatgttctctttTGAGGCTGGCCGCCGCTGCCCTTCAGGCCCTGGAACCTTCACcttccagacagcacaggggaatgATATCTTTCAGGCGGTTGAAACTGCTATTCACCGGCAGAAGGTCCAGGGAAAGGACGGTCAAGGGCAGGACAGTCTCAGAGCCGATTCCCATGAAGGAGAAGTGGCAGAAGGGAAGTTGGTGTCCCTCCCTGGCCCTCAGGAACTCCCGGGCACTCCTCCGGCCCTGTATGCTGAACCCTTAGACTCACTGCGCATTCCTTCAGGCCCTTCCCAGGATTCCCTATACTCAGACCCCCTGGACAGCACCCCTGCTCGGGCAGGGGAGGCGGCACAGTTAAAGAAACCTCTTTACTGGGACTTGTACCAGCATGTGCAGCAGCAGTTGCTGAAGGCCAAGCTGACGGACCCCAAAGAGGACCCCATCTATGATGAACCTGAGGGCCTGGCCCCAGCTGCTCTCCGGGGCCTTTATGATTTGCCTCAGGAGCCCAAGGATGCATGGTGGTGCCAGGCTCGAGTGAAGGAGGAGGGCTACGAGCTCCCCTATAACCCTGCCACTGATGACTATGAAGTGCCACCGCCTCCTCGGAGCACAAAGCCCCTCCTGGCTCCCAAGCCCCGGGGCCGGCCCTTCCCTGAGCCTGGAGTTGCagctggtggtggtggcggtggcggtggtggtggcagAGGCCACAGTTCAGACACTGTCCTGTACAGCCAGGTCCAAAAGAGCGGTGGTGCCCCGGGGAGCTGGGACTGTGGGCTGTCCAGGGCAGGGGCTGAAGGGACCAAGGCCAAGGCAGAGAGCTCCACATGA
- the DOK1 gene encoding docking protein 1 isoform X3, translating to MDGAVMEGPLFLQSQRFGTKRWRKTWAVLYPASPHGVARLEFFDHKGSGAGGGRGGSRRLDCKVIRLAECVSVAPVAVESPPEPGASAFRLDTAQRSHLLAADAPSSAAWVQTLCRNAFPKGSWALAPAENPPKLSALEMLENSLYSPTWEGHVLF from the exons ATGGACGGGGCTGTGATGGAAGGGCCGCTCTTTTTGCAAAGTCAGCGTTTCGGTACCAAG AGATGGAGGAAGACCTGGGCCGTGCTCTATCCTGCCAGTCCCCACGGCGTAGCGCGGCTCGAGTTCTTTGACCACAAGGGGTCGGGCGCTGGAGGGGGCCGAGGGGGCTCGCGCCGCCTGGACTGCAAGGTTATCCGTCTGGCAGAGTGTGTGAGCGTGGCCCCCGTGGCTGTGGAGAGCCCCCCTGAGCCCGGCGCTTCAGCTTTCCGCCTGGACACTGCGCAGCGCTCCCACCTGCTGGCGGCCGACGCGCCGTCCAGCGCCGCCTGGGTGCAAACGCTGTGCCGAAACGCCTTTCCG AAAGGCAGTTGGGCTCTGGCGCCTGCTGAGAACCCACCCAAGCTTTCTGCCTTGGAGATGCTGGAGAACTCGCTGTATAGCCCCACCTGGGAAG gtcatgttctctttTGA
- the DOK1 gene encoding docking protein 1 isoform X1: MDGAVMEGPLFLQSQRFGTKRWRKTWAVLYPASPHGVARLEFFDHKGSGAGGGRGGSRRLDCKVIRLAECVSVAPVAVESPPEPGASAFRLDTAQRSHLLAADAPSSAAWVQTLCRNAFPKGSWALAPAENPPKLSALEMLENSLYSPTWEGSQFWVTVQRTEAAERCGLHGSYVLRVEAEKLTLLTIGAQGQILEPLLSWPYTLLRRYGRDKVMFSFEAGRRCPSGPGTFTFQTAQGNDIFQAVETAIHRQKVQGKDGQGQDSLRADSHEGEVAEGKLVSLPGPQELPGTPPALYAEPLDSLRIPSGPSQDSLYSDPLDSTPARAGEAAQLKKPLYWDLYQHVQQQLLKAKLTDPKEDPIYDEPEGLAPAALRGLYDLPQEPKDAWWCQARVKEEGYELPYNPATDDYEVPPPPRSTKPLLAPKPRGRPFPEPGVAAGGGGGGGGGGRGHSSDTVLYSQVQKSGGAPGSWDCGLSRAGAEGTKAKAESST; this comes from the exons ATGGACGGGGCTGTGATGGAAGGGCCGCTCTTTTTGCAAAGTCAGCGTTTCGGTACCAAG AGATGGAGGAAGACCTGGGCCGTGCTCTATCCTGCCAGTCCCCACGGCGTAGCGCGGCTCGAGTTCTTTGACCACAAGGGGTCGGGCGCTGGAGGGGGCCGAGGGGGCTCGCGCCGCCTGGACTGCAAGGTTATCCGTCTGGCAGAGTGTGTGAGCGTGGCCCCCGTGGCTGTGGAGAGCCCCCCTGAGCCCGGCGCTTCAGCTTTCCGCCTGGACACTGCGCAGCGCTCCCACCTGCTGGCGGCCGACGCGCCGTCCAGCGCCGCCTGGGTGCAAACGCTGTGCCGAAACGCCTTTCCG AAAGGCAGTTGGGCTCTGGCGCCTGCTGAGAACCCACCCAAGCTTTCTGCCTTGGAGATGCTGGAGAACTCGCTGTATAGCCCCACCTGGGAAG GATCCCAGTTCTGGGTAACCGTACAGAGGACTGAAGCCGCTGAGCGCTGTGGCCTGCATGGCTCCTATGTGCTGAGGGTGGAGGCTGAGAAGCTGACTCTCCTGACCATAGGGGCCCAGGGTCAGATACTGGAGCCACTCCTTTCCTGGCCTTATACTCTGTTGCGCCGCTATGGCCGGGACAAG gtcatgttctctttTGAGGCTGGCCGCCGCTGCCCTTCAGGCCCTGGAACCTTCACcttccagacagcacaggggaatgATATCTTTCAGGCGGTTGAAACTGCTATTCACCGGCAGAAGGTCCAGGGAAAGGACGGTCAAGGGCAGGACAGTCTCAGAGCCGATTCCCATGAAGGAGAAGTGGCAGAAGGGAAGTTGGTGTCCCTCCCTGGCCCTCAGGAACTCCCGGGCACTCCTCCGGCCCTGTATGCTGAACCCTTAGACTCACTGCGCATTCCTTCAGGCCCTTCCCAGGATTCCCTATACTCAGACCCCCTGGACAGCACCCCTGCTCGGGCAGGGGAGGCGGCACAGTTAAAGAAACCTCTTTACTGGGACTTGTACCAGCATGTGCAGCAGCAGTTGCTGAAGGCCAAGCTGACGGACCCCAAAGAGGACCCCATCTATGATGAACCTGAGGGCCTGGCCCCAGCTGCTCTCCGGGGCCTTTATGATTTGCCTCAGGAGCCCAAGGATGCATGGTGGTGCCAGGCTCGAGTGAAGGAGGAGGGCTACGAGCTCCCCTATAACCCTGCCACTGATGACTATGAAGTGCCACCGCCTCCTCGGAGCACAAAGCCCCTCCTGGCTCCCAAGCCCCGGGGCCGGCCCTTCCCTGAGCCTGGAGTTGCagctggtggtggtggcggtggcggtggtggtggcagAGGCCACAGTTCAGACACTGTCCTGTACAGCCAGGTCCAAAAGAGCGGTGGTGCCCCGGGGAGCTGGGACTGTGGGCTGTCCAGGGCAGGGGCTGAAGGGACCAAGGCCAAGGCAGAGAGCTCCACATGA